CGATGAGCGTCCAGCGCGAAACGTCACGCGCCGACTTCAGATCGGCCAGTCCATCTGGGCCAGCAGGAGCGGACCGGCACTCCGAGTCTGATCTCCTGGAATCGCCGGTCGCGGTCCTGCCGGCCGATCCGGTCTGTCCAACACAACGCCGCGCCCCGCTCGTCGGCCCCTCCTCGAGGCGCAGCCGGCTACTTGACTGGCTTCTTGGGAGCTTCCCCAACAGCCGTCGAGGAGTCTTTCCACCCCTTGGCCTGATCGATCCAGTCCTGAGCAATCTTCTCGGAGAGTCCGACAACCTTGCCGTGCCGTTCCTCGATCATCTTCACAAGCGAGTCAGCGCGACGCTTCGAAAGCTCCTTGATCGAGTCGACCCCGATCTTTTCCAGCATCTCGGTGTGCTTGGGCCCGATCCCCTTGAGCTTCCATAGATCGTTCTCCATGCCCGGCATAGCCACTCCTCCGCACTGTTTTCCGCCTGGCGCGGTCGCGCCAGACAATAACGCGGCGGTCGGATGGCTGTT
This is a stretch of genomic DNA from Candidatus Limnocylindria bacterium. It encodes these proteins:
- a CDS encoding DUF4332 domain-containing protein produces the protein MPGMENDLWKLKGIGPKHTEMLEKIGVDSIKELSKRRADSLVKMIEERHGKVVGLSEKIAQDWIDQAKGWKDSSTAVGEAPKKPVK